The proteins below come from a single Metarhizium brunneum chromosome 1, complete sequence genomic window:
- the Alkbh6 gene encoding Alpha-ketoglutarate-dependent dioxygenase, producing the protein MATNQVSLPPSLEDARIHGLPSAAYYIPDFISEEEEHFILGKIAGAPKPRWKQLTHRRLQTWPSDLVQNRLLDSPLPEWLENPVVSRILSLSTVKSDGGSKPGPDLEAEHIFAQSPHRRPNHVLINEYPPGDGAAYWPVVCTVSLGASLCLNLHRNRDDGALDPVPAWRILQEPRSLLITTDDLYTDYLHGIADIEEDLDLSADTIVNWSTLRCSQQFADGRNVRQTRTSLTYRDVLKVSRMGNKLGMFSRR; encoded by the exons ATGGCAACAAACCAAGTCTCACTGCCGCCTTCGCTAGAAGATGCCAGGATACATGGCCTGCCGTCCGCGGCTTATTATATTCCCGACTTCATcagcgaggaggaagagcaCTTTATACTCGGCAAA ATTGCTGGCGCCCCGAAGCCTAGGTGGAAACAACTCACTCATCGTAGACTGCAAACCTGGCCGTCCGACCTTGTCCAGAACAGATTGCTCGACTCTCCTCTTCCTGAGTGGCTCGAGAATCCAGTAGTGTCCCGAATCTTGTCCCTCTCCACCGTCAAATCCGACGGCGGCTCCAAGCCCGGCCCCGACCTCGAGGCAGAACACATCTTTGCTCAAAGCCCGCATCGACGACCGAACCACGTCCTCATCAACGAGTATCCGCCTGGC GATGGCGCTGCATATTGGCCTGTCGTGTGTACCGTCAGCCTCGGGGCCAGTCTCTGCCTCAACCTGCACCGGAACAGAGACGACGGTGCTCTAGATCCAGTCCCCGCATGGAGAATTCTCCAGGAACCTCGTAGCCTGCTCATCACAACAGATGACTTATACACGGACTACTTGCACGGCATTGCGGATATTGAAGAAGACCTCGATCTGTCTGCAGATACTATAGTAAACTGGTCAACGCTACGATGCTCTCAGCAATTTGCAGATGGGCGCAATGTACGCCAGACAAGGACCAGCCTAACCTACCGAGACGTCCTCAAGGTGTCAAGGATGGGGAACAAGCTTGGCATGTTCTCCAGACGGTAG
- the SRD5A3 gene encoding Polyprenol reductase, whose translation MDALQPLIHRLTTTPPATYCQTFFLLAAASVLSLQLLPNEARSTLTDYGARRPRGSSAPTSSKLASMLGKLTAMGQLPHSYFWHFYLLSTCLSAFWAWQYLTHGSVVSFIAERQVSLSGEPSVELDRVLLAWLMMAAQGGRRLFECFWVVKPGRTPMWWVHWVLGLGFYGLMGISVWVEGSGAILESWQAPTKAVVLTSRALFTLTVFFGAWFAQYKCHGYLASLKKYTLPDEGMFKYIICPHYTSECVIYLAISIMAAPPGRAFNVSVLCGLAFVVANLGSTAHGTKKWYAGKFGADTVANKWMMMPGVF comes from the exons ATGGACGCCCTCCAGCCCCTAATACACAGACTGACGACAACACCACCCGCAACATACTGTCAGACGTTCTTCCTCCTAGCAGCCGCATCCGTCCTCTCCCTCCAACTACTTCCCAATGAAGCCCGCAGCACACTCACGGACTACGGCGCCCGTCGACCACGGGGCTCCTCCGCCCCGACAAGCTCGAAGCTCGCATCCATGCTCGGCAAGCTGACGGCCATGGGGCAGCTCCCACATTCATACTTCTGGCACTTCTATCTGTTGTCCACGTGTCTATCTGCCTTCTGGGCATGGCAGTACCTTACTCATGGATCAGTAGTGTCCTTCATTGCAGAAAGACAGGTTTCCCTGTCGGGAGAGCCGTCGGTAGAGTTGGACCGTGTGCTTCTCGCGTGGTTAATGATGGCGGCTCAGGGCGGAAGGAGACTGTTTGAGTGTTTCTGGGTGGTGAAGCCCGGCAGGACGCCCATGTGGTGGGTGCATTGGGTGTTGGGGTTGGGATTTTACGGGCTCATGGGTATTTCTGTGTGGGTGGAAGGGTCCG GGGCGATTCTTGAATCATGGCAAGCTCCCACGAAGGCTGTGGTCTTGACCTCAAGAGCACTGTTTACGTTGACCGTGTTCTTTGGTGCGTGGTTTGCGCAGTACAAGTGCCATGGATATCTGGCCAGTTTAAAGAAGTATACACTTCCGGACGAGGGAATGTTCAAGTACATCATCTGCCCACACTACACGTCTGAGTGTGTCATATATCTGGCGATTTCGATCATGGCAGCACCACCTGGCCGCGCTTTCAATGTGTCCGTCTTGTGTGGACTGGCTTTTGTCGTAGCCAATCTTGGTTCTACAGCACACGGTACCAAGAAGTGGTATGCTGGCAAGTTTGGAGCGGACACAGTGGCTAACAagtggatgatgatgccgggtGTATTCTAA
- the RBG1 gene encoding Ribosome-interacting GTPase 1 has protein sequence MSTTVEKIKEIESEMARTQKNKATSFHLGQLKAKLAKLKRELLTPSGGGGGGGSGFDVARTGVASIGFIGFPSVGKSTLMSRLTGQHSEAAAYEFTTLTSVPGQVVYNGAPLQIIDLPGIIEGAKDGRGRGRQVIAVAKTCHLIFIVLDVNKPLTDKRVIEAELEGFGIRINKEPPNITFKKKDKGGLNITSTVPLTHIDNDEIKAVMSEYKINSADITIRCDATVDDLIDILEAKSRAYIPVVYCLNKIDAISIEELDLLYRIPNAVPISSEHGWNIDELMELMWEKLNLKRVYTKPKGRQPDYSAPVVLRSNRSTVEDFCNAIHRTIVEQFKTAIVYGKSVKHQPQRVGLAHELEDEDVGKYTTHRFGLLMYTIYVNRNLFEGELRP, from the exons atgtcgacTACCGTGGAAAAG atcaaggagattgagTCCGAG ATGGCAAGGACgcagaagaacaaggcaACGTCCTTCCATCTCGGACAGCTGAAGGCCAAGCTTGCCAAACTTAAGCGCGAGCTCCTCACGCCgagcggaggaggcggcggcggcggctcagGTTTCGACGTCGCGAGAACGGGCGTCGCTAGTATCGGGTTCATTGGGTTCCCGTCCGTGGGGAAGAGCACGCTCATGAGCCGGTTGACAGGGCAGCATTCCGAGGCGGCTGCGTATGAGTTTACCACCTTGACGTCAGTGCCCGGACAGGTTGTTTATAATG GCGCACCGCTGCAAATCATCGATTTGCCTGGTATCATTGAGGGTGCCAAAGACGGCCGCGGTCGAGGGCGACAGGTCATTGCTGTGGCCAAAACATGccacctcatcttcatcgttCTTGATGTCAACAAGCCTCTCACAGACAAGCGTGTCAtcgaggccgagctggagGGGTTCGGGATCCGAATAAACAAGGAGCCGCCAAACATCAcgttcaagaagaaggacaagggtGGCCTGAATATTACAAGCACGGTGCCCCTGACACATATCGATAACGACGAAATCAAGGCTGTCATGAGCGAATACAAAATCAACTCTGCGGATATTACGATCCGCTGCGATGCTACCGTGGACGACCTGATTGATAtcctcgaggccaagagtCGAGC TTACATCCCTGTGGTATATTGCCTGAACAAGATCGATGCCATCTCCATCGAAGAACTTGATCTTCTCTATCGCATTCCCAACGCCGTCCCTATTAGCTCTGAACATGGCTGGAACATCGATGAGTTAATGGAACTCATGTGGGAGAAACTCAATCTGAAGCGCGTCTATACAAAACCCAAGGGTAGACAACCTGATTACTCTGCACCCGTGGTATTACGATCGAACCGATCTACCGTTGAGGATTTT TGCAACGCCATTCACAGGACCATTGTAGAACAGTTCAAAACGGCCATTGTATATGGGAAATCGGTGAAACATCAGCCACAACGAGTAGGACTGGCGCATGAAttggaagatgaagacgttGGTAAGTACACGACTCATCGTTTTGGCCTCTTGATGTACACCATCTACGTCAATCGAAATCTCTTTGAAGGGGAATTACGGCCATAG
- the HOS4 gene encoding Protein HOS4 has translation MDAQNAAESDQTRPAGASSQQRPSSETGKKSKSPTLVKAMSPARDPKPKTGLATADDASASSLTARPDDAPEDRDSDAETIVLPGKDGHSPSKARKVRQEDRSESDGDASKGNAANGNGKHTHDGEGAAASAAGSRLVEGARKKRPSVSAGSSADKDRRPRNKEAASSGMSSSPVSPLHNLQQQNQNHHPNRRRRSDAGPSSPSDSEQSHHKISSKASLRDKLKSGERLVPHKRKAPKIESDEEADIRKARRQRTTSAGVDTGRHKDSRSSHPKIEGRNRSVSPPYRQHRRSISTQFPSQSSNGLGIKKRRLPPPLQSTDYQSDDSSTGGSPHPRSSKLRSLATPASAEANVSPAKMGPHKKHLDAHGQTLLARACARGEYEGAKQRLQERPEDLNVADYAGNTPLQIAAINGCEDIVKLLIDAGCNLECVNYDKDTPLLDAVDNGHLGVVRLLLDAGVNPRKANVNGEEPIDRVSDDTDNAEEIRAAISEAKKRQGDRRRTSEDRHSHGEGHDTRDSHAPDSPRHSPAATTSTSTGRRSGTVRSTKTRNDLLYMPLDDKTLRQAAGRGDEETVARILQVKEGYDDPESMVAAARGGHDLVIQLLLGLGAANADPGPVPSLPGEFATPILAAIGQENIKVVELLLEQQGFDPTRRFKGETYYEIAKRRQGTNWKEEETKLKEAYDEYKRSHKDGLKMKSPGGRRDKAARRDDAGEGPKSSRRRMSSPSRDVELKKKSSKLGSPGEKRRANSINHRGDDEVPKRGPGRPKKEHSAISDREISPALSYKTQKAKRTDSDVAAMSSEGEAAKPRRKLVSKGELRGERDKHKRISSHKEPSSPRESRSDDVPEKPRFSEKYHDRAKALKRDESRDRPSGDGSAKRHRTSVTPDHPSDFDKDGNDVPVKRRRLDAESQESRQKRVPSEDGRQRKSSSSRDGSSKASSTSSHKEREDGKKRDSEMKNFGQCASGEKSIYVKSEDVDIPMPDLEPAKDTESRDMDSTKQEEEAEQARLKEAEEEAAKKKRAEEEEQEKRRLEAEEAKKREEELARKAAEEKKRQEEEAKQRKEQEERERREAVQREEEEKKKRLEEEKKRKAEEERRQREEEERLHREQLEREAAEEARRQREEEERKERERRERAHREEMERKRAAREAEQRRQREEQERARLEKLPPLLRWLDMHPGPKTGAIAEKFKNVLGFRYDTIRQDATGTAEGREQWLLNTNVALLLGEKDLDLSRYTAWERAPVTHLNKVQIWRTEWRQYTLLSEDLWDLGRQLPGCYNGTDPSQLEFSTKQQLTEDAKKKFETLDMFFVKLSDFLYTVPNIPHLRNLRIAVNYRELLENESQLFGWKVTQKWKQDPGAERFHVFAPRNKYYINGVFVGEDLPTRHKTSKTPFPEKRVPRRGLVQVFPEDPDYERICMEQGLEHLVKGLQTPSLPNGDHSSPTMQTATTPSKPSVNGISGLANGAKLNGAHGTSD, from the exons ATGGATGCGCAGAATGCCGCCGAGTCGGACCAGACGAGGCCTGCTGGCGCTTCCTCTCAGCAGCGGCCAAGCTCTGAGACTGGCAAGAAATCCAAATCGCCAACCCTCGTGAAGGCCATGTCGCCAGCACGGGatcccaagcccaagactgGCCTTGCCACTGCTGACGATGCTTCCGCCTCCTCGTTGACTGCCCGCCCCGACGATGCACCAGAGGACCGCGACTCCGACGCCGAGACCATCGTGCTGCCAGGCAAGGATGGCCACTCGCCCTCAAAGGCCCGGAAAGTGAGACAGGAGGACAGGAGCGAAAGTGATGGTGACGCTTCCAAGGGAAACGCCGCCaacggcaatggaaaacACACTCATGATGGCGAAGGAGCAGCCGCCTCCGCAGCTGGCAGCCGGCTCGTCGAAGGTGCCAGGAAGAAGCGCCCGTCCGTCTCTGCTGGTTCCTCCGCCGACAAGGACCGTCGACCTCGCAACAAGGAAGCAGCTTCAAGTGGCATGAGCTCTTCACCCGTTTCTCCACTCCATAACCTGCAACAACAAAACCAAAACCATCATCCTAACCGAAGGCGGCGTTCTGACGCTGGCCCCTCATCCCCATCAGATTCCGAACAGTCCCATCATAAGATATCTTCAAAGGCATCTCTACGCGATAAGCTCAAGTCAGGCGAACGGCTCGTGCCGCACAAACGCAAAGCACCCAAGATCGAGTCCGACGAAGAGGCCGACATTCGCAAGGCGCGCCGTCAGCGCACAACAAGCGCCGGTGTCGATACTGGTCGACACAAGGATTCCAGATCATCTCATCCAAAGATTGAAGGCCGAAATCGATCCGTATCCCCCCCATATCGACAACATCGACGAAGTATATCTACGCAATTTCCGTCACAGTCATCAAACGGCCTGGGTATCAAGAAACGACGCCTCCCCCCACCTCTCCAATCTACAGACTATCAGTCGGACGACTCATCTACGGGCGGCAGCCCCCATCCCCGCAGCTCCAAATTACGTAGCTTGGCCACTCCGGCTTCAGCCGAGGCAAATGTGTCGCCGGCCAAGATGGGACCTCACAAAAAACACCTCGATGCTCACGGGCAGACATTATTAGCCCGCGCTTGCGCCCGTGGCGAATACGAAGGGGCAAAGCAACGGCTGCAAGAACGACCCGAAGACCTGAACGTCGCTGACTATGCTGGAAATACGCCTCTTCAGATTGCCGCAATTAATGGATGCGAAGATATTGTTAAACTCCTGATCGACGCTGGGTGCAATTTAGAATGCGTCAATTACGACAAGGACACTCCTTTGCTTGATGCTGTCGACAACGGTCACCTTGGCGTGGTGAGGCTGCTTCTCGATGCTGGCGTGAACCCGCGAAAGGCCAATGTGAATGGGGAGGAACCTATCGACCGTGTCAGCGACGATACTGATAATGCAGAAGAAATCCGTGCCGCCATCTCTGAAGCTAAAAAACGTCAGGGTGACAGGCGAAGAACATCAGAAGACCGACACTCACATGGGGAAGGTCACGATACACGCGACTCTCATGCCCCTGACAGCCCCCGACATTCGCCAGCTGCAACAACCTCAACCAGCACAGGTCGCAGAAGCGGAACTGTTCGCTCTACCAAGACCAGGAATGACCTGCTCTACATGCCCTTGGATGACAAAACCTTGCGGCAAGCTGCCGGTCGTGGCGACGAGGAAACGGTTGCCCGCATCTTGCAAGTCAAGGAAGGATACGACGACCCTGAATCGATGGTAGCTGCAGCTAGAGGAGGTCATGACTTGGTGATCCAACTATTGCTGGGCTTGGGTGCAGCGAATGCCGACCCCGGCCCCGTTCCCTCACTTCCTGGCGAATTTGCGACACCCATTCTCGCAGCGATTGGTCAAGAAAATATTAAGGTTGTAGAATTACTTTTAGAACAGCAGGGATTCGATCCGACTCGGCGTTTTAAGGGAGAGACGTATTACGAAATAGCCAAGAGACGGCAAGGAACAAActggaaggaggaggagaccAAACTCAAAGAAGCCTACGATGAATATAAACGATCCCACAAGGATGGTCTTAAAATGAAATCCCCGGGGGGCCGACGGGACAAGGCTGCAAGGCGGGACGACGCAGGGGAAGGGCCGAAGTCCAGCAGACGACGAATGTCAAGCCCGTCTCGAGATGTAGAGCTCAAGAAAAAGTCGTCGAAGTTGGGCAGCCCCGGAGAAAAAAGACGGGCTAACTCCATCAACCATAGAGGAGATGACGAAGTTCCTAAGAGGGGCCCTGGTCGGCCTAAAAAAGAGCATTCGGCTATCTCAGACCGCGAGATTTCGCCTGCCCTGTCATACAAGACTCAAAAGGCAAAGCGAACAGACTCAGAcgttgccgccatgtcctCGGAAGGTGAGGCCGCGAAGCCGAGACGAAAGCTTGTTTCGAAGGGTGAACTTCGAGGTGAACGAGATAAGCACAAGCGAATTTCCTCTCATAAGGAGCCTTCTAGCCCGCGAGAATCTCGAAGCGACGATGTTCCTGAGAAGCCGAGGTTTTCTGAGAAATACCATGACCGTGCCAAGGCACTCAAGCGAGACGAATCGCGAGATCGACCATCAGGGGACGGCTCAGCCAAGCGGCATCGCACAAGTGTGACGCCTGACCACCCCAGTGATTTTGATAAAGATGGCAATGATGTCCCAGTTAAGAGACGCCGTCTGGATGCTGAGAGCCAAGAATCTCGCCAGAAGCGGGTGCCTTCCGAAGATGGGCGGCAGCGCAAATCCAGCTCATCTCGTGATGGATCTTCTAAGGCTTCATCTACTTCCAGCCACAAGGAACGTGAAGATGGCAAGAAGCGTGATTCTGAAATGAAAAATTTCGGACAATGCGCATCTGGTGAGAAATCTATTTACGTTAAGTCCGAAGATGTGGATATACCGATGCCTGATCTTGAGCCTGCAAAGGACACGGAATCTAGGGATATGGACAGCACAaagcaggaagaagaagcagagcaagCCAGGCTGaaagaagctgaagaagaggcggccaaaaagaagagggcggaagaggaagaacagGAAAAAAGGCGTCTCGAGGCAGAAGAGGCAAAGAAGCGCGAAGAGGAATTGGCTCGGAAAGCCGCggaggaaaagaagcgccaagaagaagaggctaAACAGCGTAAGGAGCAAGAAGAACGCGAGCGTCGTGAAGCTGTTCAGcgtgaagaggaagagaaaaagaagcggctcgaagaagagaagaagaggaaggccgaggaggagcggaGGCAAcgcgaggaagaggagcgaCTTCATCGAGAACAGTTGGAACgcgaggcggccgaggaggcacGGCGACAacgtgaagaagaagagcgaaAAGAGCGCGAGCGCCGCGAACGTGCCCATCGAGAGGAGATGGAGCGCAAACGTGCAGCACGAGAGGCTGAGCAGAGGCGTCAACGTGAAGAGCAAGAACGTGCTCGTCTTGAGAAacttcctcctctcctccgTTGGCTAGACATGCACCCTGGCCCGAAAACCGGAGCTATTGCCGAGAAGTTCAAGAACGTGCTGGGTTTCCGGTACGACACCATCCGGCAAGATGCAACGGGGACTGCTGAAGGCCGTGAGCAGTGGCTTCTCAACACCAATGTGGCCCTACTTCTTGGCGAGAAAGACCTTGACCTTTCTAGAT ATACTGCGTGGGAACGAGCACCTGTCACCCACCTAAACAAGGTCCAAATTTGGCGAACCGAGTGGCGTCAATACACATTACTGTCGGAAGATCTATGGGATCTTGGCCGGCAACTTCCTGGCTGTTACAATGGCACTGACCCTTCTCAGCTGGAGTTTTCCACAAAGCAACAGTTGACAGAGGATGCAAAGAAGAAGTTTGAGACTTTGGACATGTTCTTCGTAAAG CTCTCTGACTTCTTATACACGGTGCCGAACATCCCTCACCTTCGGAATTTGCGAATCGCAGTGAACTACCGCGAGTTATTGGAAAACGAATCCCAACTTTTCGGATGGAAAGTAACCCAGAAGTGGAAACAAGACCCGGGTGCCGAACGGTTCCATGTCTTTGCTCCACGCAATAAGTACTATATCAATGGTGTATTTGTTGGCGAAGACCTGCCAACTCGCCATAAAACAAGCAAAACACCCTTCCCTGAGAAGAGAGTTCCTCGACGAGGCTTGGTGCAGGTGTTCCCCGAGGACCCTGACTATGAGCGAATTTGCATGGAACAGGGTCTAGAGCACTTGGTCAAGGGCCTGCAAACACCATCACTACCAAATGGAGACCATTCGTCGCCGACGATgcagacggcgacgacgccgtccaaACCGTCTGTTAATGGCATCAGTGGACTCGCGAATGGAGCAAAACTTAATGGGGCTCATGGCACTTCCGACTAA